DNA from Brachyspira aalborgi:
TCTAAAGTATTATCGTATATGAGACATACTGATTTGATATGCATATCGGATTTAGGATTGCCATGTCCAGAAAATATAAAAACTATAGATTTATCGTTAAAATTAGGCTATCCATCTTTTATGGAGGTATTATCTGAAATAATGAAAGATATAAAAATAGAACATATAATACTTGCGGAAGAAATAAAAGATAATAATAA
Protein-coding regions in this window:
- the rbsD gene encoding D-ribose pyranase, giving the protein MKKNGIINSDISKVLSYMRHTDLICISDLGLPCPENIKTIDLSLKLGYPSFMEVLSEIMKDIKIEHIILAEEIKDNNKKVYNKILSMFKDISKEYISHTDFKNKISYCKAIIRTGEATPYANIILQSACIF